The sequence GTAGTACACTGAATTGACTACATTAAAAGGTATGTAATTGTCATACAAAAACCTTGTAATAGTCATATCAGCTTGCCTCACCCTTTCTTTACTTTGGAACACACTTTTAAGACCAGGTTGAGCTCCTGGAGTAGTTCTTGGAGCAAAATAATTATCCACCGGATTTGTACCCTTTCTTTTAcctaaaacaagttttttaggcAACCCACTACTATATACTTCTTgaacatcttcatcttcttgtaTATCACTATTTGTGGAAGGCACACTAAACATTTCTTCTTGACGTTGTTTTTCAGCTTTTTTCTTCAACTCAAACTCCTTCACATATTCCAACATTTGGTATCTCACATCATGAGAAACCTTTTTACATGATCCAATATCACCTTTTATCCCCGCAAGGTGTTTTTTCATCCTATTAATACCTCCACCTTTATATGTTTGCCTACAATACATACATGTGAAAGTATTTCGTCCCTTCTCATCTGCCCCAAGGCTAAAATGTTCCCAAGCCGGATCAACCTTTTCCCTTACTCTAGAGCTAGACTCCATTACATTGGAATCAACTTCATGTGATGGAGTAGACTTGGTCTCTGTTTCCATTTTAATCTAAAAGACTAAACAACCAATCAAACACGCATAGACccatcaatttttgaaatacaAATAGTCAAAGAATCACAACTTCATACACAAAGTCAAATTAACAAACTAATATACACAAAGTCATAGAGTCAAAGAATCACAAATTGATCTATAGGTGCTGATATAGAGAGAATCATAAACTTCAAGcacctaaaaaatattaatgttattttgCAGGGcctaaaatattgtaaaaggTAAAATCACTGCCTTCAAGTAGCAGATAACACATAGGATGCTATGCCATTATTCTACAGCTACAACATCACAAACTATGACAGCAAAATGGGGATAGGAAAGGAATGCCACTATGGAAATACAGAGAGGTTCCAGAATGCTGAGGTAGTTCTGTTCAGTATGAAATTGGCTATATATGAATAATTGATCAATCAAGTGAATCATATACaccagcaaaaaaataaaaataaatatattacagcCAATCATCCAAATCTGAAAAtagagatttatatatatatatatatatatattacagcCAAAAGGAAATATTAAAGTGCAGAATTTTGGTCTGTATAAACAATTGCTAGTAGTGTATTCACTTACATCAAtgattatattaaattttcagTAGGTAATTTAAATAACTATGCATATGACGTGTTTGAACTCTAATTGCTTACAAATATATAGTACCCAATTCAGCTATTTGTTATTGAAATTGCTCTTAATTTATAATGAATCTCATCCAAAATGGATGGTGGTTCTATCTCTTGGACCTTggtttttgataaaaccttttattcatttgaatatatatataactatatatatatttatttatttatttatgtagaATGACACCTTATTGCAAATCAGCACTTGGGTCATCTCAAGTCCATTCATACACGATATGGTCAAGTTTGTTGTTCAAAATAAACCATATCTTCCAAATCAACAAtgctttcagcaaaaaaaaaatcaacaatcatCATCCACAATCATCCACATTTTCAATTGACCCAAATCAATTTACACACCAACACTTCAgatctatatcatcatccacaatcaacttgcaaaaattaacaaagaaaaaacagattAGAGGTAACAAAGTACCAAAcgacggcgacggcgacggCGACGAGGCACAGAGTGAGCTGCGACGGCGACGAgggagagaggcagagatgagCGTGAGTGAGTGAGCTGCGATCTGGGCTGAGCTGCGATGgtgagagagtgattgagacttTGAGATCAAACAAAGGTGGAATGACGGCGATCTGGGTTGAGCCAAAAGAAAGGTGGAACGGTGGTGGAACAAGGGTGGAATGGCGGTAGGATTTAGGGTGGAACAAGGGTGGAATGACGACGATCTGGGCTGAGCCAAAAGAAGGGTGGAACGACGGTGGAACAAGGGTGGAACGACGGTAGGATTTATGGTGGAACGACGGCGACAAGGGATAGAGGCAGagacgagagagtgattgagagaaGTGAGGGTTTCGGAGTGATtcttgagagagggttaaaaaaaagaaaggtggAACGACGCCGTATAggagggggggaaaaaaaaaggctggAACGACGTCGTTTTAAGGCAGAAGTAATGCAACCGTTCAAACTGTTTGAACCGCCCACGGTTCACAGAACCAGACGGTCGGACCGCGGTTCAGACGAGTCCATGTTTTTTTTCTCATGGAACGGTTCCTTACCTTAAACGGACCGTGAAACTGAACGGTTCACGGGTTTCTcggtcggaccgtacggtccggtccGAGTTTAACAACCTTGGGGATCATCTGAAAAAAGGGTGGAAGGATTATAACCAGTGTTTTGACAATGAGACTGGGTTGGGTTATGATGCTGGAACTGGGATGCTTGAGGCCCCTGATGAGTGGTGGACTCGAAAGATTGCGATTAGTTCACGTTACATAATTATGAAATTCTTTATTGTCTACAACTATATTATTGTGTTCTATCTATTGGTTGTCCACACGTAGGCATGTCCCCTtgcaaaaacctttaaaaataaagttttgcCGAATCGTGACTACCTGAACATCATGTATGGAGGCACGGTTGCAATGGGGAAAAATGCATTCTGCACGAGCGGTCAATTACCAAAGGAAACCACCGAAGGTTCTGGGGACTCTACTGATAGCACAGAATTTGTTGACCCCCAATGTGAACCGTTTGTGAATGTTGACGCAATGGAGGTTGAAGGTCCATCATTGTCAAGGGCAGAACCAGCAGTGAGTAAGGGGAAAGGCTTGGCAACCAGTGTCCACATTTTTCAAGCCAATgtacaagaaataaaaaaaaaaggcattcaGTTGCGCAAGAGATGTTCGACTCTTTGAAGAGTATCTCAAATGTGATTGTTGAGAGTAGAAGTGGAAGTACACGCAAGGATATTGCTTCCACAGCAACTACTCAGGTTAAAGCCATTTTGGACATGGTGTTGAGTCTTCTAGGGGTATACTCGGGTCATTACCTTCATCTGTTTAGCACCATCTACTTCATGGAAAAAGAGTGGGGTAGGCACATGTTTCCTGCCCTTGGTAATGACAAGGATATCCAACTGAAGTGGCTAGAAAAAGAGTACCAAAGGCACCCTGAATTTCATATTGACTGAAGGAAAGAAAATTGTCTCGATAGGAACACGGGCTTGGTGTAGTAATCGTATTTTCAGTGTTGTACTTGTTGCACCATTGTAGAAACTAAAGCTTACCATGGCTGTGTATGTAAGACAAAATTTATCATTCCTATGTCAACTTTTgggtatatttatatatgttttccCAATGCCtcttttagctattttttttgtatttttgatggTTATGCATTGTTATTTGTGGTAAACTTTGATGATGGTCGTTCATGTTTGGCAAGAAGAAGTcatggcatatatatatatatcattgaaGCAAGTTCTATGTCTTGTGGTTGTTTTTCTGGTTCTGTCAATATATTTATCCACGGCTGGTTGTTTGACTGATTGCAACCATTTGTATTTAACAGGGCTAATTGTTGAACTGtgcaatatttttctttataacaTTGTTAGACCATGCAACTAGCCCTGTTTGACTGTGCAATGGTTGGAGAAATTATGTTATGGCTGGTTGCACAGTCAAAGAGGGCTGGAAAAACAATGTTATGGCTGGTTGCACAGTCAAACAGGGCTGCAATATTGTTTCTAGCCCTGTGCAATATTGACTGTACtctcacatatatataatagtcACATTTTTATTAACTCATCTATGTTAACAAAGAGTTTTCTTACTTATTAACTCCTTTAGTCACAGTACAAACCTTTTAGTCATAATTTATATTAGACATATATATAGCATAGTGTTACATATTAGGCTGTACAAATTGAACTCCAGGGCGAGTTGTTTGACTGATTGCAGCCATTTATTAGTCAACCTTGGCACCCTAATGAGTGTATATACACAGTAAGAGAAGCTGTGAGTGTATATGAGTGTTGGTTAgtagttgtaaggttgaatttattcaaccatctaattggctttattccgtaccaaatttgcttgtaattcagcatttagtaaccctgtatttaggtgggattgatgtaagggtagagagtgagatagagtgaagtttgctcaagagtgtgcaagaaaacagagagtcgcggctgggactcgcgggtgtttcgcggctgcaagccgccaaaagcacacatgtgccaagcatgctggaagatgaacagtcatgctagctggagcactacaggacaaaacaggacaactggccatacggttatctcgcgactggatctcgcgacttaatcaagccgcgaggtcaagccgcgagccacccctgttttgtaaaaacctgacgtttcacattcctctccactccagtataaatacccttattacccacgattgaaagagagcttccagagagaattttgagagagaaaccctaaagaaaaactagattgattcacacacaatctataccttagagactcttcaaattcctcaactctcttcctctccattgttaaatccttgagaggcattataccaaaccaggttctcaccatcatcatcattgtgagactgctgtttggatttctgggaagcagttaggaaggagccaatctacattggttgatgctacggtctagtagcggaatccggaaagctagaaaagaaaaaggttcggcgcaacctcgttggagcaagaagcttggagggcttaggtgcactgggtagattaggcttggagggtctattgttatccttgtatcccaactatattttctagtagattgattaccgcttggagggcgacggagaggtttttcgccgagggcttcggtttcctcttcgataacacatcgcgtgttgtctttgtgtttgcatcttccttcctctctatctttgccttttatttatctgctgtggattttaatctgttatggcttagatagtatttaaccaattcgtatgatagcatatgttaagtttccgcacactagttgtttgacatattgcttgaattgattaaggtgtaatttgggggtctaaacgttcaaaggtgttttttgtacacgtttttgaactttcagtagTCACCGGTACTGTTCACACAGCCCCTACTGTTTTTGTGCCCCTATTGTTCACACAGCCCATATTGGCAGTAACATTGAACATTGATTTCTAAACTTCCTTTTCAAGGCATGGTATTAACATGATTTGAACATGGTTGTAGGATATCTATTTTGCAGTTCAGACTCAAACTCAGGGGGTGCATCAGGGCTGCATTAGTCGCTGCATCAGGTGCTGCATCATAGTGCATCAGGTGCTGCATCAGGGTGCATCAGCTGCTGCATCAGGGGTGCATCAGGGCTGCATTAGTCACTGCATCAGGTGCTGCATCAGGGTGCATCAGCTGCTGCATCAGGGGGTGCATCACATGCTGCATTAGGTGATTGATAATGAGTAGGTTAGTGAGATcttaagttatatttttattgatgcTACATGTCCTATATAGTGAAGCACCATATCAGAGTAGGTTAGACTCTACAaaatgacacttttttttttttttttttcatgattgaTACAATTACAAATGGGTATTTCTTGATCTCAAAACTGTGGCAATATATGATTGATACCCGACCCGATTTAGGTGAACAGGTT is a genomic window of Quercus lobata isolate SW786 chromosome 2, ValleyOak3.0 Primary Assembly, whole genome shotgun sequence containing:
- the LOC115962081 gene encoding uncharacterized protein LOC115962081, giving the protein METETKSTPSHEVDSNVMESSSRVREKVDPAWEHFSLGADEKGRNTFTCMYCRQTYKGGGINRMKKHLAGIKGDIGSCKKVSHDVRYQMLEYVKEFELKKKAEKQRQEEMFSVPSTNSDIQEDEDVQEVYSSGLPKKLVLGKRKGTNPVDNYFAPRTTPGAQPGLKSVFQSKERVRQADMTITRFLYDNYIPFNVVNSVYYQKMIDVVAAASPDYKGPSYHVVRVPLLRDQKKEVQLLVESQRRHWAKVGCTLMADGWTDTRHRSLINFLVYCPRGMVFVKSVDTSDIVKSTRNLFKLFDEVITWVGPKNIVHMVTDNASNYVSAGKLFFETVLGALIEILHCQQAQPLIQVRSN